GGAGGATATTCCCCGATCGGGCATCACCAAGAACAGCGCCGGCAGCGGCCTGGACACGGCCGAGAAAAAGCGGCAGGTACTGAGCGCCTACCACGCGGCCGTCGCCTTTATGGACGCGCAGGTGGGCCGGATTCTCGGGGAGCTGGACGCACTTGGGCTGCGCGAAAAGACCATCGTGGTGTTCACAAGCGACCACGGCTACCACCTGGGCGAGCACGAATTCTGGCAGAAGATGAGCCTGCGCGAGGAGTCGGCCCGAATCCCGCTGATCGTCGCGGCGCCCGGGGTGAAGCCGGCGGTGACCGAGAGCCTCGCTCAATTGATGGACCTGTACCCGACGCTCGCGGAGCTGGGCGGGCTGGCGGTTCCGCCGCACTGCGAGGGGAAGAGCCTCGCGCCCGTGCTCGCGGACCCCGCCGCCGAGGTCCACGGCGCCGTCTACACCTGCATGCGCAACGATCACCTGCTGACGGCGCCGCGCTGGTCGTATATCGTCTACGGCGGCGGCGGGGAGGAACTGTACGACCTCAAAAAAGACCCGCGGCAATTCTTCAACCTGGCGGGCGCGCCGGCGTACGGGAATGTGCTCGAGGAGATGCGGCGAATGCTGTCGGAAAAGCGCGCCGGGATGGGGTCCCCCAACTGACGGCCCCGTTCGGCCATGCGTGTGGCGCGCCGGTCCACTTTGCTCAATTCTCTGGTACGTGACCGCAGTCGCGAAAAGGCCCGCCGGCCCGGTTTCGAACTCCTCCCGTCAGAATGACCTCATGTATTCGTGACACACGAACAAACGGTTCCGCCGCTGGCCGGTGATTTCGGTGAGGATGCGATTTTGGACGAAGGCGTGGACCGGGTGTCGTTGTTGGTGTCAAGAACTTTCTGTAATTTGTCTTGGTATCTTGGTTGAAGCCTGGGTTTGGGTCTTAACCTCGGGTTGTTTTTCAGTTTCCCCCTCCCCACGGGGGGCTGTACTAGTATTGGTTATGCCGCGTTCTGCTTCTGCTTCTGCTTCTTCGTATTCGCACTGCGTTCGTCCACCCAGTTCACCGTATGGTAGCGCGCCCGCTCACAGCCCCAGATTTCAGGCGCGAGAAGACCAGATGACGAAGTTTGGCAAGCTCTTGGCCAGGATATTGAGCGGGCGCTCCGATTCGAATATGGCGTTCAGCGAACTTTGCCAGCTATAGGCCCGTCTGGGATTTGTTCTGCGCGTGCGCGGGAGCCACCACGTTTTTGTATTGCCGGGGCCCGATGTCATGCTCAACCTCCAGCGCGAGGGCCACCTTGCAAAACCCTATCAGGTCCGCCAGGTCAGGACGGTCATCACCGCACACGGGCTTGCCCCCGAGGAGGACGAATGATGCATAAGTATGAGATTATCATTTACTGGAGCGACGAGGACCAGGTTTTTGTGGCGGAAGTGCCCGAGTTGCCCGGATGCGTGGCCCATGGCGAGAGCCCGAGCTACGCACTGTGCAATTGCAGCGACGCGATGGACTTGTGGCGTGACACCGCCCGGGAGTTTGGCCGCCCGATCCCCGAGCCGAGGGGCAGGCGCCTTCAGTTCGCGTGACCCGCGCAGAACACGCCGGGGCGCCTATCTGGTTCCGGAATATGAAGGTGAAGGAACTGGAGTAGGGGGGCTATGGAACTCGGACTTTCACGTCAATATCGGTATCTGCCACGGTGACCGTTTGTTGCGCGATCACACTGGCGTCGCCGTCCAAGACGACAACCGTGTAAGTGCCCGGTTCCACGGCGCCGAATCGAAACGTCCCGCCGGGGCCAATCCGCTGCTGTTGGAGGGTCCAGCGGTACAGTTCATTCATGTCTTCGCTCGATTCAACTGGCCTCTCAAGCGTACCGGCAACCAGCCTGCCGAATTCCGCCGAAGCTGCACCGCCCTGAAGCACTTCCCCCGTGATGTTCGCGCCCGCCGTAAAATCCATGGTTTCCACCAGCGTTTCGCCCTCGCCGATGTCGCGGTGCACGACTTTGCCGGCGCTCTGATCACGATCCAACTGCACGGAGAGCAGCAGCGTGGCGCGGCCGGGCGGAACGTTCTCCAGCGTAATCGCGCGACCCGCATTGGGTGCTCCGTACAGCGATGTCTGCGCATCGGTGGCGTCCACGGTTACAATGGCATATATTTGTGCATCTGCGAGGTATTCGGGCAGTACAGGCTGCAGCGTGATCCGCGCCGAGCCATCCCTGAAGTTAAGATCCAGCGTGTTTGATCCCGGCGCGATGTGGATGTTGCGTTCCAGTCGCGCCCCGATGCTATCCAGCACGACCGTTGCCTCGCCGGACATAAGGCCGGAGAAGGCGTAGCTGCCGTCTTCCCGCAGATCAGGTTTGTAGCTCCAGAAGTAGCGTGGACCGGCAACGCTCGGAACCGACAGCTTGAGTTGGTCGTCCCGGATTGGCTTGCCGTTGTAGGTCGCGCGCCCCGAGAGTTCCGCAGAGGGAGGAAGAGCAAGCTGTACGGGTTCGTTTCGCGCTCTTGCCTCTGTCGTAACGGCAAGCCGACCCTTCACCGGATGGTAGACGAACAACGTGTTAACTCCCGGGAGTAGATCATCAAGCTTTGCGATCCCTTCGTCGTTTGTCTCGTGAGAACATTCGCTTGCGCGCGTGTTGTCGAAGAGGTGCGGCACATCATGCACGAACACGCACGCGCCCGACACTGGCCCACCCGACGCGTCCACGACCTGCACTCGCGCCGCGGGGGCGGGAAGCAGGCGGATAGTAAGCCCGCTCCGCGTTTCACCCGACCGCACCACGGTTGCAGTTTGCCCGGGGAAGAAACCCGGGGCCCTCGCAATTACCGTCTGCTCGCCCGGCGGGAGATTCGACGCGAAAAACTCGCCTTTCGCGCTGGAATGATACAATCCATACCGATGGCCGCGAAGCGCTTGTTCGATCTGGCTGGCGTCGTGGGATGGGACCGCTTGTATGTGAAACATTTCAACCGGATCGCCGGTTGTGGCGTCGATAACCCTGCCGTCGACGCTTCCCAGGCGATTCAGGCGGAAGTTCACGTTCTGACTCCCGGGAATCACGTCTGCTGCGCTGGCCCGCGCGTACCTTTCCGCGCGCACCGTTACTTCGGCCGGATACGTTCCAAGCCCCTTTAGCGTATAGCGCCCGTCGCCGTCCGTCTCAGCCACTGGAATACGTTCCGGCGTTCCGGAAGCGCGAACCTGCGCCCCGGTGATCGGAGCGCCATGCGCGTCCAGTACCCGGCCCGATATCTCGCCGTTCCCGCTGTTGTACTCCAGCGGGGCGAGCGTACTAGATTCACCCGGTTGCACGGCAACCCGCTGTGCGACTTGTCCGGCCCCCAATATGCTCGCCGTGTAGGCGCCCGGATATACCGACGCGAAATGGAAGAAGCCGGAGCCGTCCGAGATCGACCGTTGAATCTCCCGGCCGTGTTCGTCGCGCAGGACGACTTCTACGTCCGCGCAAGGCTGCCATCCTCCCCGAACCACCTGCCCCTGGATGCTCCCGGTGGTGGCGCGCCGGGCAGTCAGTTGCAGATCGGGCAGGTCCTCACGCGAAACCCGGAATGGCCCCACGAGATCGCTGGTCCAGCCACCGCCGGAGATCTGCACCTTGATCTCCCAATCCGGCGAGATGCCGTCCGCTCGAAAGGAACCGTCTCGAAGAATAGGAATGGAGCGGTATCCCCCCGCGTCGAGACGCACTTCCAGGCGCGCGTCCTCCCATGTCGAGGATTCGGGGAACTCTACGTTCCCGGCGAGGCTTACCCCGCTGTCGAGCTCAAAATCGAGGTGCTCGATCACCGTGCCGTACTCGATTTGAATGGGCTCCGCCTCTTCGAATTCAAGCGGTATGTACCCGTTTCCCATGACGCGCTGTGGGCGGTATTCGCCGGGATGCAGGCCGGCAAACGAGTAGAACCCGTTCTCGTCCGCCATTACGGAATCGCTCCATACGCGCCTCCCTTCACGTAAGGTCACATCCGAATTGGGTATCGGCGTTCCG
This is a stretch of genomic DNA from Candidatus Hydrogenedentota bacterium. It encodes these proteins:
- a CDS encoding type II toxin-antitoxin system HicB family antitoxin, producing the protein MHKYEIIIYWSDEDQVFVAEVPELPGCVAHGESPSYALCNCSDAMDLWRDTAREFGRPIPEPRGRRLQFA
- a CDS encoding sigma-70 family RNA polymerase sigma factor, with product MISILPSNDARLVKRTLRGRREAFSPLVTKYQQLVFAIAYGMLGNTADAEDVTQDAFLTAFKRLPDLREPAKFRPWLLQIARNRASDVIVRRRRETPLEGAELPAPGDPDNHADTELRALLRERVEGLPPEHREILLLHYYAGLKVREIAEQLEISTEAAKKRLQRARDILSQRMLAQLRDTVEEQGSSAARSRKIIGLIAGATVPWLGTSAAAAGAGMLTTAVLVKTGAATVIVAGIVSVTLIPVRNGQPPTPPASNTPEAASAAPQTAPDSAAEQSGDPVSTLASAESASPAIAPASGDGIVHGRVVDHSDHPIPNLLVTANTVDADLGARHEAISDSNGRFVIEGLQDGQRYLLQAVAQDAYGLSEATARSDRSQVRERTLKLLQSSDLTGAVTDVDGNPIVGAEIRPYVVRVGEDVRVFTDAMKQFFTVHTDENGKFVLRHAWVGHWRADVDSREHVFRRIEFRHPEETPREIQLQPGATVAGRVVYSGTDTGVPGIVLELHEDRFATTDATGSFSIAGVASPSNIVDLPSHPNLVVTSPPFAVFPGRLTDGVRVEVRSGGRISGQIRDGRTGTPIPNSDVTLREGRRVWSDSVMADENGFYSFAGLHPGEYRPQRVMGNGYIPLEFEEAEPIQIEYGTVIEHLDFELDSGVSLAGNVEFPESSTWEDARLEVRLDAGGYRSIPILRDGSFRADGISPDWEIKVQISGGGWTSDLVGPFRVSREDLPDLQLTARRATTGSIQGQVVRGGWQPCADVEVVLRDEHGREIQRSISDGSGFFHFASVYPGAYTASILGAGQVAQRVAVQPGESSTLAPLEYNSGNGEISGRVLDAHGAPITGAQVRASGTPERIPVAETDGDGRYTLKGLGTYPAEVTVRAERYARASAADVIPGSQNVNFRLNRLGSVDGRVIDATTGDPVEMFHIQAVPSHDASQIEQALRGHRYGLYHSSAKGEFFASNLPPGEQTVIARAPGFFPGQTATVVRSGETRSGLTIRLLPAPAARVQVVDASGGPVSGACVFVHDVPHLFDNTRASECSHETNDEGIAKLDDLLPGVNTLFVYHPVKGRLAVTTEARARNEPVQLALPPSAELSGRATYNGKPIRDDQLKLSVPSVAGPRYFWSYKPDLREDGSYAFSGLMSGEATVVLDSIGARLERNIHIAPGSNTLDLNFRDGSARITLQPVLPEYLADAQIYAIVTVDATDAQTSLYGAPNAGRAITLENVPPGRATLLLSVQLDRDQSAGKVVHRDIGEGETLVETMDFTAGANITGEVLQGGAASAEFGRLVAGTLERPVESSEDMNELYRWTLQQQRIGPGGTFRFGAVEPGTYTVVVLDGDASVIAQQTVTVADTDIDVKVRVP